In Cicer arietinum cultivar CDC Frontier isolate Library 1 chromosome 1, Cicar.CDCFrontier_v2.0, whole genome shotgun sequence, one DNA window encodes the following:
- the LOC140918652 gene encoding protein LNK1-like: protein MFEDNVWDEFDQNDDLIVPGSDSQHNNQFEIQGDGRKKSLHRLHGMRICDFVSSYGTLGKEELYLQNMTKKERMPEKDSWSNTPEGVFSPCDGDSYKEAKRLTLDDTGTSDHCFKSSNIDSGGSELGADDIIMEDKCVVEDDSACQYPINHTSQADNELSFLDNDGWLDIGNFEDVDPLSKKIIDSFQSSYKYLNISFILQKL, encoded by the exons ATG TTTGAAGATAATGTGTGGGATGAATTTGATCAGAATGATGATCTCATAGTCCCCGGTTCTGATAGCCAACACAATAATCAGTTTGAAATACAAGGTGATGGCCGTAAGAAATCACTTCACCGATTACATGGTATGAGGATTTGTGATTTTGTAAGTAGCTATGGTACTCTGGGTAAAGAGGAATTATACTTGCAAAATATGaccaaaaaagaaagaatgCCAGAAAAGGACTCATGGTCTAACACACCTGAAGGTGTATTTTCTCCATGTGATGGCGACTCATACAAAGAAGCAAAAAGGCTAACTTTAGATGATACAGGAACATCTGACCACTGTTTCAAGAGCAGCAATATAGATTCTGGTGGTAGCGAGCTTGGTGCAGATGATATCATCATGGAAGACAAGTGTGTGGTGGAAGATGATAGTGCGTGTCAATATCCAATAAATCACACATCTCAAGCTGATAATGAACTCAGTTTTCTTGATAATGATGGGTGGCTGGATATAGGAAACTTTGAAGATGTTGACCCtttgtctaaaaaaataattgattcattTCAATCATcatataaatatctaaatataagTTTTATATTGCAGAAGTTGTGA
- the LOC101510618 gene encoding uncharacterized protein isoform X1, which yields MESLDNEEEFCWLSSSHGAEGSDDALKSDFKFSCAEISPLKNTSEYNMHSNESIEVLPINGSNKKSSPCDKTIRSQMDVDDNGVSASSSILSESGTKSGHQDALVSKEKLQKKLPKSSAGRRKNGYQENDNSIHPYTPPELYADVNQWFGLGASSSGVTSLDSNQSHKQNTDSDSLGCILTQIPLTHPDFSHAPNHTSLSSTFSGPRGGHDGHLFPSLIEPSYASNMESSHGHSLEAASLQTNEKREKFHSHDEHLLSRSFINERKENKMPFHSAGSSKQVAHQFENENEGHSEVREVSLGFSSEIGSSTVQESSPISSALNQNSLEANSFCHLQQALDQLDIRTKLCIRDSLYRLAKSAEQRHNNSNANACVGDGTEACKDRMAQDASRCTGLMDMETNTNPIDRSIAHLLFHRPTDPSTLLPDDIAPFKSHATIHGSMIVPPVKAEKQVCQEDSSTGVEKNLLGGNT from the exons ATGGAGAGTCTCGATAATGAAGAGGAGTTCTGCTGGCTTTCTTCTTCACATGGTGCTGAAGGTTCTGATGATGCATTGAAGTCCGACTTCAAGTTTTCATGTGCAGAAATAAGTCCATTGAAAAATACATCAGAATATAATATGCATTCCAATGAAAGTATTGAAGTTCTTCCAATCAATGGTTCAAACAAAAAGTCATCACCTTGTGATAAGACGATAAGATCTCAAATGGATGTGGATGACAATGGTGTTTCTGCTTCATCATCAATACTCAGTGAATCAGGCACAAAATCTGGTCATCAAGATGCCTTGGTGTCCAAAGAAAAG TTGCAGAAGAAGCTGCCAAAGTCATCAGCAG GAAGGCGAAAAAATGGTTACCAAGAAAATGACAATTCTATTCATCCTTATACTCCTCCTGAGCTATATGCAGATGTAAATCAGTGGTTTGGACTTGGAGCCTCTTCTAGTGGAGTTACTTCTCTTGATAGTAACCAGAGTCATAAGCAAAACACAGATTCTGATTCTTTAGGCTGCATACTGACACAAATTCCTTTAACGCACCCAGACTTTAGTCATGCTCCAAATCACACTTCCCTCTCTTCGACTTTCTCTGGACCAAGAGGTGGGCATGATGGACATCTGTTTCCTTCTCTTATAGAACCGTCTTATGCTTCAAATATGGAGAGTTCTCATGGTCATTCTTTGGAGGCTGCTTCCTTGCAAACAaatgagaagagagaaaaatttCATAGCCATGATGAACACCTCTTAAGTAGGAGTTTCATAAatgaaagaaaggaaaataaaatgCCATTTCACAGTGCAGGTTCTTCTAAGCAGGTAGCTCATCAGTTTGAAAACGAAAATGAAGGTCATAGTGAAGTTCGAGAGGTTAGTCTAGGATTTTCATCAGAAATAGGCTCATCAACTGTACAGGAAAGCTCACCCATAAGCTCTGCTCTGAACCAAAACTCGCTTGAAGCAAACAGCTTTTGCCACCTCCAACAGGCATTGGATCAG TTGGATATTAGAACCAAATTGTGCATAAGGGACAGTTTATACCGATTAGCTAAGAGTGCTGAGCAAAGACATAACAATTCAAACGCAAATGCTTGCGTTGGAGATGGTACTGAAGCATGCAAAGACAGAATGGCACAGGATGCAAGCAG GTGTACGGGGCTCATGGATATGGAAACCAACACAAATCCTATTGACCGGTCTATAGCACACTTATTGTTTCACAGACCCACGGATCCATCAACGCTGCTTCCAGACGATATTGCACCTTTCAAATCCCATGCCACG ATACATGGATCCATGATCGTTCCACCAGTAAAGGCTGAGAAACAGGTGTGTCAGGAAGATTCTTCTACCGGTGTAGAAAAAAATCTTTTAGGGGGTAACACCTAG
- the LOC101510618 gene encoding uncharacterized protein isoform X2 encodes MTMVFLLHHQYSVNQAQNLVIKMPWCPKKSFFLLQLQKKLPKSSAGRRKNGYQENDNSIHPYTPPELYADVNQWFGLGASSSGVTSLDSNQSHKQNTDSDSLGCILTQIPLTHPDFSHAPNHTSLSSTFSGPRGGHDGHLFPSLIEPSYASNMESSHGHSLEAASLQTNEKREKFHSHDEHLLSRSFINERKENKMPFHSAGSSKQVAHQFENENEGHSEVREVSLGFSSEIGSSTVQESSPISSALNQNSLEANSFCHLQQALDQLDIRTKLCIRDSLYRLAKSAEQRHNNSNANACVGDGTEACKDRMAQDASRCTGLMDMETNTNPIDRSIAHLLFHRPTDPSTLLPDDIAPFKSHATIHGSMIVPPVKAEKQVCQEDSSTGVEKNLLGGNT; translated from the exons ATGACAATGGTGTTTCTGCTTCATCATCAATACTCAGTGAATCAGGCACAAAATCTGGTCATCAAGATGCCTTGGTGTCCAAAGAAAAG TTTCTTTCTATTACAGTTGCAGAAGAAGCTGCCAAAGTCATCAGCAG GAAGGCGAAAAAATGGTTACCAAGAAAATGACAATTCTATTCATCCTTATACTCCTCCTGAGCTATATGCAGATGTAAATCAGTGGTTTGGACTTGGAGCCTCTTCTAGTGGAGTTACTTCTCTTGATAGTAACCAGAGTCATAAGCAAAACACAGATTCTGATTCTTTAGGCTGCATACTGACACAAATTCCTTTAACGCACCCAGACTTTAGTCATGCTCCAAATCACACTTCCCTCTCTTCGACTTTCTCTGGACCAAGAGGTGGGCATGATGGACATCTGTTTCCTTCTCTTATAGAACCGTCTTATGCTTCAAATATGGAGAGTTCTCATGGTCATTCTTTGGAGGCTGCTTCCTTGCAAACAaatgagaagagagaaaaatttCATAGCCATGATGAACACCTCTTAAGTAGGAGTTTCATAAatgaaagaaaggaaaataaaatgCCATTTCACAGTGCAGGTTCTTCTAAGCAGGTAGCTCATCAGTTTGAAAACGAAAATGAAGGTCATAGTGAAGTTCGAGAGGTTAGTCTAGGATTTTCATCAGAAATAGGCTCATCAACTGTACAGGAAAGCTCACCCATAAGCTCTGCTCTGAACCAAAACTCGCTTGAAGCAAACAGCTTTTGCCACCTCCAACAGGCATTGGATCAG TTGGATATTAGAACCAAATTGTGCATAAGGGACAGTTTATACCGATTAGCTAAGAGTGCTGAGCAAAGACATAACAATTCAAACGCAAATGCTTGCGTTGGAGATGGTACTGAAGCATGCAAAGACAGAATGGCACAGGATGCAAGCAG GTGTACGGGGCTCATGGATATGGAAACCAACACAAATCCTATTGACCGGTCTATAGCACACTTATTGTTTCACAGACCCACGGATCCATCAACGCTGCTTCCAGACGATATTGCACCTTTCAAATCCCATGCCACG ATACATGGATCCATGATCGTTCCACCAGTAAAGGCTGAGAAACAGGTGTGTCAGGAAGATTCTTCTACCGGTGTAGAAAAAAATCTTTTAGGGGGTAACACCTAG